One genomic segment of Cellulophaga sp. HaHaR_3_176 includes these proteins:
- a CDS encoding sugar phosphate isomerase/epimerase — protein MKKTAIYAVFLSLAVFFTSCKEEKKAETTVSIPEVVEESNFGGLALYTVRDDMGVDAKATLEAVSDAGYKNIEAAGYSEGKFYNMSPVDFKTFVDSLELVPISTHHSDVTLENADAMMADVKTAGFEYFVVPIPPMGLFHYDDATSTMSMTGGAENLTKIVNALGEKAHAAGLKLLYHNHDFEFMEDKDGIVPIDYLLEHTDPKFVNFQMDLFWVTKAGADPLAYFKKYPGRFKIWHVKDMDEQGRFAPVGTGTIDFAKILAKKELSGMEYYMVEQDATYDSMKPLEVIKTSHEGIKNFGFN, from the coding sequence ATGAAAAAAACAGCAATCTATGCGGTTTTCTTATCATTAGCCGTGTTTTTTACATCGTGTAAAGAAGAGAAAAAAGCAGAAACAACCGTAAGCATTCCAGAAGTTGTTGAAGAAAGTAATTTTGGTGGGTTAGCATTATATACCGTTAGAGATGACATGGGGGTAGATGCTAAAGCGACCTTAGAGGCGGTTTCAGATGCAGGTTATAAAAATATTGAAGCAGCAGGGTATAGTGAAGGTAAATTTTACAACATGTCTCCAGTAGATTTTAAAACATTTGTAGATAGCTTAGAACTTGTTCCTATAAGTACTCACCATAGTGATGTAACATTAGAGAATGCAGATGCTATGATGGCTGATGTAAAAACAGCAGGTTTTGAATATTTTGTTGTGCCAATTCCTCCAATGGGTTTGTTTCATTATGATGACGCTACGAGTACTATGAGTATGACTGGTGGTGCAGAGAACTTAACAAAAATTGTAAATGCATTAGGTGAAAAAGCGCATGCTGCAGGTTTGAAGTTATTATATCATAACCACGATTTTGAATTTATGGAAGATAAAGATGGGATTGTGCCTATTGATTATCTATTAGAACATACAGATCCTAAATTTGTAAACTTTCAGATGGATCTTTTTTGGGTAACAAAAGCAGGAGCTGACCCGTTGGCTTATTTTAAAAAATACCCTGGGCGTTTTAAAATTTGGCATGTAAAAGATATGGATGAGCAAGGTAGGTTTGCACCTGTTGGCACAGGAACTATAGATTTTGCTAAAATATTAGCAAAAAAAGAACTTTCAGGCATGGAATATTACATGGTAGAGCAAGATGCTACTTATGATAGTATGAAGCCTTTAGAAGTTATTAAAACGAGTCATGAGGGTATTAAAAACTTCGGGTTTAATTAA
- a CDS encoding alpha/beta hydrolase produces MNSKANFSILFLCFITFTLTAQHTKVAVWPNGVPDAILNNEYIETSTFDELDTLKGLSKVSNPDISIFLADSTSLNAPSVIILPGGGYSHLAINKEGYKVAHWLNSVGISAFVLKYRMPTDKTMKNKTVGPLQDAQETIRIVRRNAKKWNLNPNKIGVLGFSAGGHLASTLSTHYDDKVYTPSDKTTARPDFSILIYPVISMNEGIIHNGSKNNLLGKKPSVALIEKYSNEKQIDTQTPPTFLVHATDDTVVPVENSINYYLSLKNNKIPAEMHIYENGGHGFGLGIDETNINWPEACTKWMFNKL; encoded by the coding sequence ATGAACTCAAAAGCTAACTTTAGTATCCTTTTTTTATGCTTTATAACATTTACACTAACTGCACAACATACCAAAGTAGCTGTTTGGCCAAATGGAGTACCTGATGCTATTTTAAATAATGAATACATTGAAACCTCAACTTTTGATGAACTTGATACACTTAAAGGCTTAAGTAAAGTATCTAACCCAGATATAAGCATATTTCTTGCTGACTCGACCTCCTTAAATGCGCCATCTGTAATTATATTACCTGGTGGCGGCTACTCACACCTTGCTATCAACAAAGAGGGTTATAAGGTTGCTCATTGGCTAAATTCGGTAGGTATTTCGGCATTTGTTTTAAAATATAGAATGCCAACAGATAAAACTATGAAAAATAAAACTGTTGGCCCATTGCAAGATGCTCAAGAAACTATTAGAATAGTTAGAAGAAATGCAAAAAAATGGAATCTTAACCCAAATAAAATTGGTGTTTTAGGTTTTTCTGCCGGTGGTCACCTAGCCTCAACACTATCTACTCATTATGATGACAAAGTATATACACCAAGTGATAAAACTACTGCCAGACCAGATTTTTCAATATTAATTTACCCTGTAATTTCTATGAATGAAGGAATAATACACAATGGATCAAAAAATAATTTATTAGGTAAAAAACCTTCAGTAGCATTAATTGAAAAATATTCTAATGAAAAACAAATTGACACCCAAACGCCTCCTACATTTTTAGTTCATGCTACAGATGATACTGTTGTACCTGTTGAAAATAGTATTAACTATTACTTGTCTCTAAAAAACAATAAGATACCTGCAGAAATGCACATTTATGAAAATGGAGGCCATGGTTTCGGATTAGGAATAGATGAAACCAATATAAACTGGCCAGAGGCTTGCACCAAATGGATGTTTAACAAGCTATAG
- a CDS encoding SCO family protein, whose translation MRSFFAKYKLFGLVMLGISAVIMYLFYEALQPQKLLPIYQPADFNPELVDISLQHVKKYHTIADFSLTNQNGETITNKTYENKIYVADFFFTTCPTICPIMTDNMATIQKAILNDDDVMLLSHSVTPIIDSVAQLKKYALEKGVNDAKWNLVTGDKKQIYELARKSYMAVKTDGDGGPFDMIHTENFMLVDKNRRIRGTYDGTNPEEIQKLLADLKILKESDKK comes from the coding sequence ATGCGTTCTTTTTTTGCAAAATATAAGCTATTCGGCTTGGTTATGTTGGGTATCTCAGCAGTAATCATGTATCTTTTTTATGAAGCTTTACAGCCTCAGAAATTACTACCTATTTATCAACCTGCAGATTTTAACCCTGAGTTGGTCGATATCTCTTTACAACATGTGAAAAAATACCACACAATTGCCGATTTTTCATTAACCAACCAAAATGGAGAAACGATAACAAATAAGACATACGAAAACAAAATTTATGTAGCCGATTTCTTTTTTACGACATGCCCTACTATTTGCCCTATTATGACAGATAATATGGCTACGATACAAAAAGCAATACTTAATGATGATGATGTTATGCTTTTATCTCATTCTGTTACACCTATAATAGACTCCGTAGCACAATTAAAGAAGTATGCTCTAGAAAAAGGTGTTAATGATGCTAAATGGAATTTAGTTACTGGTGATAAAAAGCAAATTTATGAGCTTGCTAGAAAATCATACATGGCTGTAAAAACTGATGGAGATGGTGGGCCTTTTGATATGATACACACTGAAAACTTTATGCTTGTTGATAAAAATCGTAGAATAAGGGGTACGTACGATGGCACTAACCCTGAAGAAATTCAGAAACTTTTAGCAGATTTAAAAATTTTAAAAGAATCTGATAAAAAATAA
- a CDS encoding DUF423 domain-containing protein, translated as MILLTQVIGALYAMLAVIFGAFGAHALKKTFTEDQLKSFETGVKYQMYHAIILIVVGYNFSFTKTIETYIVYCFIIGIFLFSFSIYGLCISASKNKKIKLLGPITPIGGLFLVIGWGLLLYSYIQNII; from the coding sequence ATGATTCTTTTGACGCAAGTTATAGGGGCTCTCTATGCAATGTTAGCTGTAATTTTTGGAGCTTTTGGAGCGCATGCTTTAAAAAAGACTTTTACTGAAGACCAATTAAAAAGCTTTGAAACAGGAGTGAAATACCAAATGTATCATGCAATAATTTTAATTGTAGTTGGGTATAATTTTAGCTTCACTAAAACTATAGAGACTTACATTGTATATTGTTTTATAATCGGTATTTTTTTATTTTCATTTAGTATTTATGGCTTATGTATTAGTGCTTCAAAAAATAAAAAAATAAAATTACTAGGTCCTATAACTCCAATTGGCGGCCTTTTTTTAGTAATTGGCTGGGGCTTGTTACTGTATTCTTATATCCAGAATATTATATAA
- the rseP gene encoding RIP metalloprotease RseP yields the protein MGLFTQIFTFILIISILVILHELGHFIPAKYFKTKVEKFYLFFDVKFSLFKKKIGDTEYGIGWLPLGGYVKIAGMIDESMDTEQMSKEPQPWEFRSKPAWQRLIIMLGGVTVNFFLAWIIYSTLLVTKGDSYIPADSLKYGILVDSIGEKIGLKTGDKILAIDGKKSKKFTDASLDILLGDEITVDRNGEKITFPVPDEGIKSVISSKGKRFLGYRQKSLIDSVLPNSVASKSGLQSGDLIISVNNKSTTYWNEFVEEIQSSVNESLAISVKRNGSIQNLNLTVPEEGAIGVTLNNDDLVVTDEYSVLASIPAGFTETINVLTNQIKQFKILFKPKTEAYKSVKGPIGIVSMMPTTFDWGFFWSFTAMFSVWLAFVNLLPIPALDGGHVMFLLYEMISGRAPSEKVLERGQIIGFVIVMGLMAVVFGNDIWNIIKQYL from the coding sequence ATGGGCTTGTTTACGCAAATATTTACATTTATTTTAATTATATCAATACTGGTTATTTTGCACGAATTAGGGCATTTTATTCCAGCAAAATATTTTAAAACTAAAGTTGAAAAATTCTATTTATTTTTTGATGTTAAATTTTCACTTTTCAAGAAAAAAATAGGAGATACAGAATACGGAATAGGTTGGTTGCCTTTAGGTGGTTATGTGAAAATCGCTGGTATGATTGACGAAAGTATGGATACTGAGCAAATGAGCAAAGAGCCACAACCATGGGAGTTTAGATCTAAACCAGCATGGCAACGACTAATTATTATGCTTGGTGGTGTTACCGTTAACTTTTTTCTGGCATGGATTATTTATTCTACATTATTAGTAACCAAAGGCGATAGTTATATACCTGCAGATAGTTTAAAATATGGTATTCTAGTAGATTCAATCGGAGAGAAAATCGGATTAAAAACAGGAGATAAAATTTTAGCAATTGATGGTAAAAAATCTAAAAAATTTACTGATGCTTCATTAGATATTCTTTTAGGAGATGAAATTACGGTGGATAGAAATGGTGAGAAAATTACTTTTCCTGTACCTGATGAGGGTATTAAAAGTGTAATATCGTCAAAAGGAAAACGTTTTTTAGGATACCGTCAAAAATCTTTAATTGATAGTGTGTTACCTAATTCTGTAGCAAGTAAATCAGGTTTGCAATCTGGAGATTTAATTATTTCAGTTAATAACAAGTCTACAACATATTGGAACGAATTTGTTGAAGAAATACAATCATCAGTAAATGAGTCTTTAGCTATTTCTGTAAAAAGAAACGGTTCAATTCAAAACTTGAATTTAACGGTGCCTGAAGAAGGAGCTATTGGTGTTACGTTAAATAATGATGATTTGGTTGTTACAGATGAGTATAGTGTGTTAGCATCTATACCAGCTGGTTTTACAGAAACAATAAACGTTCTAACAAATCAGATTAAACAATTTAAAATTCTTTTTAAACCTAAAACAGAGGCTTATAAATCAGTTAAAGGCCCAATTGGTATTGTAAGTATGATGCCGACAACTTTTGATTGGGGTTTCTTTTGGAGTTTCACAGCAATGTTTTCAGTTTGGTTAGCATTTGTAAACCTTTTACCAATTCCTGCATTAGATGGTGGGCATGTGATGTTTTTACTTTATGAGATGATTTCTGGTAGAGCGCCAAGTGAAAAAGTATTGGAGCGCGGGCAAATCATTGGTTTTGTTATAGTTATGGGATTAATGGCCGTTGTTTTTGGGAATGATATTTGGAATATTATTAAACAATATTTATAA
- the feoB gene encoding ferrous iron transport protein B, giving the protein MSKQINVALIGNPNTGKTSVFNRLTGLNQKVGNYPGITVEKKEGVCKLPRGVKAHIIDLPGTYSLNTTSLDESVAVELLLNKNDKDYPDVAVVVTDVENLKRNLLLFTQIKDLKIPTILVINMADRMSRKGITLDIPLLEEKLDTKIALVSTRKNIGIEKLRELIADYKSLSISANIDTTVISPDYFDRLKTAFPKEDLYKLWLVITQDVNFMPIEKNLLNKTKSFDTKSKSELKRLQQKETILRYQYINGILKQGHKIDLNAAKGLRATLDKILMHKVFGYVIFFLILLTIFQAIYVWSSYPMDFIETSFAIAAEWVKNTLPPGVFTNLIAEGILAGIGGIVIFIPQIAFLFLFIALLEETGYMSRVVVLMDRIMRPFGLSGKSVVPLISGTACAIPAIMATRTIENWKERLITILVTPFTTCSARLPVYLIIITLVIPKGNFYGLSFQALTLMLLYLLGFFTAIFSAMILNKILKIKNKSFFVIELPNYKLPLLKNVVYTVIEKTKSFVFGAGKIILAISIILWFLGSNGISEEFKNADTIVENRIESKGLSDYNKANIKSEIATYSKALNDSVSKKVYTINQLAINDSLNFRKKELFSNAKSQEIASFKLENSYMGYLGKAITPIVEPLGYDWKIGIAVLTSFAAREVFVGTLATIYSVGNDQEETITNRMAAEINPKTQKPLFNLASGVSLLLFYAFAMQCASTLAVVKRETNTWKWPVAQLVFMSAFAYIVSFIAYQILK; this is encoded by the coding sequence ATGAGCAAGCAAATTAATGTAGCACTTATTGGAAACCCTAATACCGGTAAAACATCTGTTTTTAATCGGCTTACTGGATTAAATCAAAAGGTAGGTAATTACCCTGGTATAACTGTTGAGAAAAAAGAAGGTGTTTGCAAGTTACCACGAGGTGTTAAGGCTCACATCATAGATTTACCAGGTACATATAGCTTAAATACAACATCTTTAGACGAAAGTGTTGCTGTAGAATTACTCTTAAATAAAAACGATAAAGATTACCCTGATGTTGCTGTTGTTGTAACTGATGTAGAGAATTTAAAACGAAATCTTTTATTATTCACACAAATAAAAGATCTTAAAATACCTACTATTCTAGTCATTAATATGGCAGATAGAATGTCGAGAAAAGGTATTACACTAGACATTCCCTTACTTGAAGAAAAATTAGATACTAAAATTGCATTAGTTAGTACTCGAAAAAATATTGGAATAGAAAAACTACGTGAATTAATTGCTGATTATAAAAGCTTATCTATTTCTGCAAATATTGATACGACGGTTATTTCTCCCGATTATTTTGACCGCTTAAAAACAGCTTTTCCTAAAGAAGATTTATACAAACTCTGGCTAGTTATTACACAAGATGTAAACTTTATGCCAATTGAAAAAAATCTTTTAAATAAGACAAAATCTTTTGACACAAAATCAAAATCAGAATTAAAAAGGTTACAACAAAAGGAAACGATTTTAAGATACCAGTATATAAATGGTATTTTAAAGCAAGGACATAAAATTGATTTAAATGCCGCTAAAGGATTACGTGCTACACTAGACAAAATACTGATGCACAAAGTATTTGGCTATGTAATTTTCTTTTTAATTCTATTAACGATTTTTCAAGCTATTTATGTTTGGAGCTCTTACCCTATGGATTTTATTGAAACCTCATTTGCTATTGCTGCGGAATGGGTAAAAAACACCTTACCCCCTGGTGTATTTACAAACTTAATAGCAGAAGGTATATTGGCTGGTATTGGTGGTATTGTAATTTTCATACCTCAAATTGCTTTCTTATTTCTATTTATAGCTCTTTTAGAAGAAACAGGGTATATGAGCCGTGTAGTTGTACTAATGGATAGAATAATGCGCCCATTTGGTTTGAGTGGTAAAAGTGTTGTTCCTCTAATTTCGGGTACTGCATGTGCTATACCGGCTATTATGGCAACAAGAACTATCGAAAACTGGAAAGAGCGCTTAATAACTATTTTAGTTACACCATTCACAACATGTTCTGCCAGGCTACCTGTATATTTAATTATAATTACCCTAGTTATACCTAAAGGTAATTTTTATGGTCTTAGCTTTCAAGCATTAACATTAATGTTACTATATCTGCTTGGCTTTTTCACAGCTATTTTCTCGGCGATGATATTGAATAAGATTTTAAAAATTAAAAACAAATCTTTCTTTGTTATTGAATTACCAAATTACAAACTACCATTACTAAAAAATGTAGTTTACACTGTAATTGAAAAAACAAAAAGTTTTGTATTTGGTGCTGGTAAAATAATTTTAGCAATATCTATAATTTTATGGTTTTTAGGCTCTAATGGAATTTCAGAAGAATTTAAGAATGCAGATACTATTGTCGAGAACAGAATTGAATCAAAAGGGTTATCTGATTACAATAAAGCGAATATAAAAAGTGAAATAGCTACGTATTCTAAAGCTTTAAATGACAGTGTTTCTAAAAAGGTTTACACTATAAATCAATTAGCAATAAACGACTCTTTAAATTTTAGAAAAAAAGAGCTTTTTTCAAATGCTAAAAGTCAAGAAATTGCCAGTTTTAAATTAGAAAACTCATACATGGGCTATCTTGGTAAAGCTATAACCCCTATTGTAGAGCCATTAGGTTACGACTGGAAAATTGGTATTGCCGTATTAACATCGTTTGCTGCTCGTGAAGTTTTTGTCGGTACTCTTGCTACTATTTACAGTGTAGGAAATGATCAAGAAGAAACTATAACAAATAGAATGGCTGCTGAAATAAATCCTAAAACTCAAAAGCCACTATTTAATTTAGCATCTGGTGTTTCATTATTATTATTCTATGCGTTTGCAATGCAATGTGCTAGTACATTAGCTGTTGTTAAAAGAGAAACAAATACTTGGAAATGGCCTGTGGCTCAGTTAGTTTTTATGAGTGCATTTGCTTATATTGTTTCTTTTATAGCATATCAAATATTAAAATAA
- a CDS encoding carboxypeptidase-like regulatory domain-containing protein, producing the protein MIKKITFSLFFLLNFAFLTCNAQAISGTILDSISQKPVPFTTIQWSIDKGLITNEEGYFKITSDNTIKPTDSISISSMGYETLMKTFIEFKDSIIYLTPKAISLSNVIVSNKQYTADEIIDLVNENLEKNYTTDITKKRVFYRERNYQNLNKAKYSDFESTITAFNTTFLDSVIKIIPKSDEHYTEALFDFYENQNDKSQKINLIKASELYDKNSDMDLNKLEDKFNKIIKENVKTTSYFKVKSGIFGSKIETEDIFGTSVDSTDVVALNKKIEDEKKRKENRQKYFAEHIKNKVSKTLENLFFNNKTDLNFITKARKYNYTLEEFSYLNYEPVYVINFNSKGSADYQGKLYINADDFAVVRADYENTKSIKTFNLLGISMNQYLSKGKIIFYKGENNSYNLRYLEKEEGSSVGVNRPLKIIEKNKVVKGRNKQNELSLKMDLGLTNTDKFEIVVFNTTNTNSAEFDSFNENNKISPVYMPNYNPEFWEGYTIIEPNAAIREFTSKETE; encoded by the coding sequence ATGATTAAGAAAATTACCTTCTCGTTATTTTTTCTTTTAAATTTTGCTTTTTTAACGTGCAATGCACAAGCAATAAGTGGTACAATTTTAGATTCTATATCTCAAAAACCAGTTCCATTTACCACAATACAATGGTCCATAGATAAAGGCCTAATAACAAACGAAGAAGGCTATTTCAAAATTACTTCAGATAATACAATAAAACCCACAGACTCCATTTCAATATCATCAATGGGTTATGAAACCTTAATGAAAACTTTTATTGAATTTAAGGATAGTATTATTTATTTGACACCCAAAGCAATTTCATTATCAAACGTAATTGTTTCTAATAAACAATACACAGCAGACGAAATTATAGATTTGGTTAACGAAAATTTAGAAAAAAATTACACTACTGATATTACAAAAAAAAGAGTGTTTTACAGAGAGCGTAATTATCAAAATTTAAATAAAGCTAAGTATTCAGATTTTGAATCTACTATTACAGCTTTTAATACTACATTTTTAGATAGTGTAATAAAAATTATTCCTAAATCGGACGAGCATTATACTGAAGCACTTTTTGATTTTTATGAAAACCAAAATGATAAAAGTCAAAAGATTAATTTAATTAAAGCTTCTGAACTATATGACAAAAACAGTGATATGGATTTAAATAAATTAGAAGATAAATTCAATAAAATTATAAAAGAAAATGTAAAAACAACTTCATATTTTAAAGTTAAATCTGGAATTTTTGGGAGCAAAATTGAAACTGAAGATATTTTTGGAACATCTGTAGATTCAACAGATGTTGTTGCTTTAAACAAAAAAATAGAAGACGAAAAAAAGAGAAAAGAAAATCGACAAAAATACTTTGCTGAGCATATAAAAAATAAAGTATCTAAGACTTTAGAAAATTTATTTTTTAATAATAAAACTGATTTAAATTTTATTACAAAAGCTCGTAAATATAATTACACATTAGAAGAGTTCTCATACTTAAACTATGAACCTGTGTATGTTATAAATTTCAATTCTAAAGGCTCTGCTGATTACCAAGGTAAATTATATATAAATGCAGATGATTTTGCGGTTGTAAGAGCTGATTATGAAAACACAAAATCTATAAAGACTTTTAACTTATTGGGTATCTCAATGAATCAATACCTATCTAAAGGAAAAATTATTTTTTATAAAGGAGAAAACAACTCTTACAATTTAAGATATCTTGAAAAAGAAGAAGGATCGAGTGTTGGTGTAAATAGACCTTTAAAAATTATTGAAAAAAACAAAGTAGTAAAAGGGAGGAATAAACAAAATGAACTTTCTCTTAAAATGGACTTAGGTTTAACTAATACTGATAAGTTTGAAATTGTGGTTTTCAACACCACAAATACAAATAGTGCTGAATTTGACTCTTTCAATGAAAATAATAAAATTTCACCTGTGTATATGCCTAATTACAATCCTGAATTTTGGGAAGGATATACTATTATAGAACCAAATGCAGCCATACGTGAGTTTACCTCTAAAGAAACCGAATAA
- a CDS encoding FeoA family protein produces the protein MTKTVAELKRGEKGIIKEFADNILPIKLLELGCLPGNEIELVLIAPLKDPIYINVNGSHIAIRLSMAKLIELEIIEDSAVL, from the coding sequence TTGACGAAAACAGTAGCAGAATTAAAACGAGGAGAAAAAGGCATCATCAAAGAATTTGCTGATAATATTTTACCTATAAAGCTTTTAGAGCTGGGTTGCTTGCCTGGTAATGAAATTGAGCTAGTTTTAATAGCACCTTTAAAAGACCCAATTTATATTAATGTAAATGGGTCTCATATAGCAATTCGTCTTTCAATGGCTAAATTGATAGAATTAGAAATAATTGAAGATTCAGCTGTATTATGA